CTTGTGAATGGCCAGGTTGCTGCGCTTGTTGCTGTAAACAAGACACATTAAAGTGTTTTTGTTGCGCATAGGCTGTTGGCATCCATAGTAACCAAGGAACGGTGGTTTGCTCCTTTGGCGCAATCGCGTATGGGGTTCCATGTAAATATAAACCATTTTCACCCAATGACTCACCGTGATCAGAAACATACATCATTGCCACATTATAATCTTGAGAATAATGCTGTAACTGCTTGATCACTTTTGCCAAAAAGTAGTCAGTATATACCAGTGTGTTGTCATATACATTGGTAATTTCCTGATCCGTACATTGTTCGATATCTTTGCGATTACACCAAGGTGCGAATTTTGCTCGTTCAGCCGGAAAGCGTTGAAAGTAAGTTGGACCATGGCTACCCATCGAGTGTAGCACCACTAGCTTATTGTTTTTATCTTGTTCGATAAACTGCTGCGCAGGCTTTAGCATCACTTCATCAAAACAAGTATTGCCATTACATAAATGCGAATCGCTTTTGGGATCAATGGCAATCAACTTAGTCGCGTGAGCTACCCCTTTATCGCCACCATCATTATCAATCCATAAGGTTTCAACGCCTGCTTTCGCAATAATATCAACCGCATTGTCTCGTGAATTGGCTTTCGCTTTACTGTAATTGGTGCGCTGCATATTTGAGAACATACAAGGCACCGATAACGCAGTATAAGTGCCACAAGAAGCGACATTGTGAAACGAGATCACTCCCATTCCTTTGGTATAAGGTTGAGTATCATGCTTATAGCCATTATCAGAAAAATTCATAGCGCGAGCCGTTTCACCTAACACCATCACCACCAGCGTCGGTTTACCATTGCGTGTCGCAGCTAACTTAGCATCGTATCCCAATGATTGATAAGGCAAAGGCTGCGTCAAATAATTACGTTTGATGTATTGATAGCTGTCATACACATGCGCCGGTATGATCATTTTATTCAGATATTTGTTGTTACGCCCTACCGATGCGTAATCTTTATAGGTCGTGATGGTAATCAACGTGATCCCTAAGAGCGCCACTAACATCAGAATGATTCTAGCGACAACTTCTCGACACCAAGAAGCACGATATTCCACTTTCACCCATAATAAGAAGAGTGATGGAATAACCCCAAAGCCAAGCAAAAACAATACCGAGCGAACATTGATATAAAAAGCAATTTCAGAGGCATTGGTTTCCATCACATTTTCAATCATCGAACGATCAAATAAAATATGAAACTCTTGTTCACCATACAACGCTATCGCCGAGGTTAAGGTCAAGAGGATAAAAAAGGGCTTTAGCAAATAAGGCCACGCCAATAAAGAAAAAATCACACAAAATGCAAAAAACAATACCAATGGACCAGTATATGGAAACCACACATCAGGGACATTCTGGCTTAAGATGAAAATTTGATGAATGATGGGGAAGTTTAAAATAAACCCATAATAAAATGCCAACAGCATGATAATGGTCGTTACTTTCGCACTCGGACGATAAAGCAAATCTCCGTTCCAATAACGACTCACTGATGACCACATAATTTATTCCTCATTACTCAACCCTTTTATAAAACCTATCCCGCCGGCGATCTATTCCACGGACAATCTATTTCATGGACAATAATGGCGTGATTTTATAAACGGAAACTGAAGATTGACTGAAGAGGAACTGAAACTTAGCGCAACAGTGGCAGAGCATTTCATTGCCAATCTATACTGAAAGTGTATTCTAAGGTGATGGATTTTATGCCAATCTCACCCATCCTGTTCCACACCAGATAGGGAGACCTCTAT
This Vibrio aphrogenes DNA region includes the following protein-coding sequences:
- a CDS encoding phosphoethanolamine transferase translates to MWSSVSRYWNGDLLYRPSAKVTTIIMLLAFYYGFILNFPIIHQIFILSQNVPDVWFPYTGPLVLFFAFCVIFSLLAWPYLLKPFFILLTLTSAIALYGEQEFHILFDRSMIENVMETNASEIAFYINVRSVLFLLGFGVIPSLFLLWVKVEYRASWCREVVARIILMLVALLGITLITITTYKDYASVGRNNKYLNKMIIPAHVYDSYQYIKRNYLTQPLPYQSLGYDAKLAATRNGKPTLVVMVLGETARAMNFSDNGYKHDTQPYTKGMGVISFHNVASCGTYTALSVPCMFSNMQRTNYSKAKANSRDNAVDIIAKAGVETLWIDNDGGDKGVAHATKLIAIDPKSDSHLCNGNTCFDEVMLKPAQQFIEQDKNNKLVVLHSMGSHGPTYFQRFPAERAKFAPWCNRKDIEQCTDQEITNVYDNTLVYTDYFLAKVIKQLQHYSQDYNVAMMYVSDHGESLGENGLYLHGTPYAIAPKEQTTVPWLLWMPTAYAQQKHFNVSCLQQQAQQPGHSQDNFYHSLIGLFGVTTQDKNPELDIFAKCKI